A DNA window from Cervus elaphus chromosome 17, mCerEla1.1, whole genome shotgun sequence contains the following coding sequences:
- the LOC122673244 gene encoding eukaryotic translation initiation factor 1-like: MSAIQNLHSFDPFADASKGDDLLPAGTEDYIHIRIQQRNGRKTLTTVQGIADDYHKKKLVKAFKKKFACNGTVIEHPEYGEVIQLQGGDQCKNICQFLVETGLAKDDQLKVHGF; the protein is encoded by the coding sequence ATGTCCGCTATCCAGAACCTCCACTCTTTCGACCCCTTTGCTGATGCAAGTAAGGGTGATGATCTGCTTCCTGCTGGCACTGAGGATTATATCCATATAAGAATTCAACAGAGAAACGGCAGGAAGACCCTTACTACTGTCCAAGGGATCGCTGATGATTACCATAAAAAGAAACTAGTGAAGGCGTTTAAGaagaaatttgcctgcaatggtACTGTAATTGAGCATCCAGAATATGGAGAAGTAATTCAGCTACAGGGTGGTGACCAGTGCAAGAACATATGCCAGTTCCTGGTAGAGACTGGACTGGCTAAGGACGACCAGCTGAAGGTTCATGGGTTTTAA